A genomic segment from Anaerobacillus sp. CMMVII encodes:
- a CDS encoding acetyl-CoA C-acetyltransferase, which translates to MTRTVIVSGARTPFGKFGGSFNNLKAVELGGIAIKEALVRGNVNASEVDECILGMVLQGGQGQIPSRQAASLGGLPYSVPTETINKVCASGMRSITLGDQLIRAKDAEVVVAGGMESMSHAPYFMSKARFGFRMGDGKVHDLMVHDGLTCSFKGVHMGSYGNGVAKELEITREEQDQWALRSHQKAVEAIKAGRLSDEIVAVEVPVRKGDPIVVSQDESPRADTSIERLSKLAPVFDSTGSITAGNAPGVNDGACAVVLMSEEKAQAEGKDVLATIIGHTSLAIEPENFPKTPGLVINKLLSKTGKSIEEIDLFEVNEAFAAVALASNRISGLDPEKVNVNGGAVALGHPIGASGARIVLTLAYELKRRGGGIGIAAICSGGGQGDAILIEV; encoded by the coding sequence ATGACAAGAACAGTAATCGTAAGCGGAGCTAGAACACCATTCGGGAAATTTGGAGGAAGTTTTAATAACTTAAAGGCTGTAGAACTTGGTGGTATTGCCATTAAAGAAGCTTTGGTAAGAGGAAATGTAAACGCTTCAGAAGTTGACGAGTGTATCTTAGGGATGGTCCTACAAGGAGGCCAAGGTCAAATTCCGTCACGCCAAGCTGCGAGTCTCGGTGGCTTACCTTATAGTGTCCCAACAGAAACGATTAATAAAGTTTGTGCCTCTGGAATGAGAAGTATTACTCTGGGTGACCAACTGATTCGAGCAAAAGACGCAGAAGTCGTTGTCGCTGGTGGGATGGAATCGATGAGTCATGCCCCTTATTTTATGTCAAAGGCTCGCTTCGGTTTTCGTATGGGCGATGGCAAGGTTCATGATTTAATGGTTCATGACGGGCTTACATGCTCATTCAAAGGTGTTCACATGGGTTCATATGGAAACGGAGTAGCAAAAGAACTAGAAATTACTCGTGAAGAGCAGGATCAATGGGCTCTTCGCAGTCACCAAAAGGCAGTCGAAGCGATAAAAGCAGGAAGACTTTCCGATGAAATCGTTGCCGTCGAAGTACCAGTTCGAAAGGGTGATCCAATCGTTGTATCACAAGACGAATCACCAAGAGCAGATACCTCAATTGAAAGATTGTCTAAACTTGCCCCTGTCTTTGACTCTACAGGTTCAATTACTGCTGGAAATGCCCCAGGAGTAAATGACGGTGCCTGTGCAGTCGTTCTGATGTCTGAAGAAAAAGCACAAGCAGAAGGAAAAGACGTCCTAGCAACAATCATTGGTCATACATCCTTAGCAATTGAACCAGAAAATTTTCCGAAGACTCCAGGCTTGGTCATTAATAAATTGTTATCGAAAACAGGAAAATCAATCGAAGAGATCGATTTATTTGAAGTAAACGAAGCATTTGCAGCAGTTGCCCTTGCAAGTAATCGAATTTCAGGTCTTGACCCTGAAAAAGTAAACGTTAATGGTGGGGCAGTTGCTCTTGGTCACCCAATTGGTGCCAGTGGCGCAAGAATTGTTCTTACCTTAGCTTACGAATTAAAGCGTCGCGGTGGCGGTATCGGAATTGCGGCCATCTGTAGCGGCGGTGGGCAAGGAGATGCGATCCTTATAGAAGTGTAA
- a CDS encoding 3-hydroxybutyryl-CoA dehydrogenase — MEMNKVMVIGAGQMGSGIAQVCAQAGYEVLLNDIKDEFVDRGLGIISKNLNRQVEKGRLAEEERDAILNRITASVQLEDASDADLVIEAAVENMEIKAKIFAQLDEIAPAHAILATNTSSLPITEIAAVTKRPEKVIGMHFMNPVPVMKLIEVIRGLATSDEVYEVIENMSHKLNKTPVEVNDFPGFVANRILMPMINEAIYTVYEGVATPEAVDEVMKLGMNHPMGPLTLADFIGLDTCLYIMETLHEGFGDDKYRPCPLLRKYVKAGWLGRKSGRGFYNYS, encoded by the coding sequence ATGGAAATGAATAAGGTAATGGTTATTGGTGCAGGGCAAATGGGTTCTGGTATTGCTCAGGTCTGCGCGCAAGCAGGTTATGAAGTGCTTTTAAATGATATTAAAGATGAATTTGTCGATCGTGGGTTAGGAATTATTAGTAAAAACCTCAACCGACAAGTTGAAAAAGGAAGATTAGCAGAAGAAGAACGTGATGCAATTCTTAACCGTATTACAGCCTCAGTTCAGCTAGAAGACGCTAGTGATGCTGACTTGGTTATTGAAGCGGCAGTAGAAAATATGGAAATCAAAGCAAAAATCTTCGCACAACTAGACGAAATCGCTCCAGCACATGCCATCTTAGCAACTAATACATCATCGCTCCCAATAACAGAAATTGCAGCCGTTACGAAGCGTCCAGAAAAGGTCATCGGTATGCACTTTATGAATCCAGTTCCAGTTATGAAATTAATCGAAGTGATCCGAGGCTTAGCTACTTCTGATGAAGTTTACGAAGTGATCGAGAACATGTCCCATAAATTAAACAAAACTCCAGTCGAAGTCAACGATTTCCCTGGCTTTGTAGCAAATCGTATTTTAATGCCGATGATCAATGAGGCCATTTATACAGTCTACGAAGGTGTAGCTACTCCAGAAGCGGTTGATGAGGTTATGAAGTTAGGAATGAACCATCCAATGGGTCCATTAACCCTTGCTGATTTTATTGGTCTTGATACTTGCCTTTACATTATGGAAACCTTACACGAAGGCTTTGGTGATGACAAATATCGCCCATGCCCATTACTAAGAAAATACGTGAAAGCTGGCTGGCTCGGTAGAAAATCAGGTCGAGGATTTTATAACTACAGTTGA
- a CDS encoding acyl-CoA dehydrogenase gives MELRFTEEQEMMRKMVRDFAQEQIAPMVEDMEENDRFPREIIKQMGELGLLGIPISEEYGGSDMDFTSYIIAIHELSKVSATVGVILSVHTSVGTNPILYFGTEEQKQKYVPKLATGEYLGAFAITEPGAGSDAASIKTTAVKNGDHYILNGSKIFITNAGEADTYIVSAKTDSSAGVKGISTFIVEKDTPGFSVGKKEKKMGLHGSNTCELIFEDAVVPVSNLLGEEGQGFKILMANLDIGRIGIAAQSLGIAEAALESAIGYAKERKQFGKPIGAQQGLGFKLADMATKVEAAKLLVYRAAALRQRGLPCGQEASMAKLFASRAAMEVATEAIQVFGGYGYTKDYPVERFFRDAKICEIYEGTSEIQRIVISKHLLRDL, from the coding sequence ATGGAGTTGCGGTTTACTGAAGAACAAGAAATGATGCGGAAGATGGTTCGTGATTTTGCCCAAGAGCAAATTGCACCAATGGTTGAAGATATGGAGGAAAACGATCGCTTTCCTCGTGAAATTATAAAGCAAATGGGAGAGCTTGGCCTTTTAGGGATCCCAATTTCTGAAGAATATGGTGGCTCTGATATGGATTTTACTTCGTATATCATTGCCATTCACGAGCTATCAAAGGTGAGTGCGACAGTCGGGGTTATCTTGTCGGTACACACATCTGTTGGTACGAACCCAATCCTTTATTTTGGAACTGAGGAACAAAAGCAAAAATACGTTCCGAAGCTTGCGACAGGAGAATATTTAGGGGCCTTTGCGATAACTGAGCCTGGGGCTGGTAGTGATGCAGCAAGTATTAAAACGACAGCTGTAAAAAATGGTGATCATTACATCCTAAATGGTTCAAAGATATTTATTACAAATGCAGGTGAAGCTGATACGTATATTGTCTCGGCTAAAACAGATTCAAGTGCAGGGGTAAAAGGAATTTCTACTTTTATTGTTGAGAAGGATACACCAGGATTTTCAGTTGGCAAAAAAGAGAAGAAGATGGGATTACATGGCTCAAATACGTGTGAACTCATTTTTGAGGATGCGGTAGTTCCAGTCAGCAACCTTCTAGGTGAAGAAGGTCAAGGCTTCAAAATATTAATGGCAAACCTTGATATCGGTCGGATCGGGATCGCGGCGCAGTCGTTAGGAATTGCCGAAGCTGCACTAGAAAGTGCAATTGGTTATGCCAAGGAACGGAAGCAGTTTGGCAAACCAATTGGCGCACAACAAGGACTTGGTTTTAAATTAGCTGATATGGCGACGAAGGTTGAGGCGGCAAAATTACTTGTGTATCGTGCAGCTGCACTTCGTCAACGTGGCTTACCATGTGGTCAGGAAGCATCAATGGCAAAGCTATTCGCTTCAAGGGCAGCGATGGAAGTTGCCACAGAGGCGATACAAGTTTTTGGTGGGTATGGTTATACGAAAGATTATCCAGTTGAGCGCTTTTTCAGGGATGCAAAAATCTGCGAGATTTATGAAGGTACTAGTGAGATACAAAGAATCGTGATAAGTAAGCATTTGTTAAGAGATTTATAG
- a CDS encoding acyl-CoA dehydrogenase, protein MNFLLTEEQEMIRKMVRDFAKNEVAPSAAERDEEERFDRGIFDMMGELGLTGIPWPEEYGGIGGDFLSYAIAVEELSRVCASVGVTLSAHTSLAGWPVYKFGTEEQKQKFLRPMAEGKKLGAYGLTEPGAGSDVSAMKTTAKKDGDDYILDGSKIFITNGGDAEIYVVFAVTQPELKHKGVSAFIVEKGTPGFSFGKKEKKLGIRSSSTLEIIFDNCRVPKENLLGKEGEGFKIAMMTLDGGRNGIAAQAVGIAQGALDAAVNYAKERKQFGKPIGAQQGLAFKIADMATKIEASRLLTYQAAWRESVGLPYGKESAMSKLFAGDTAMEVAIEAVQVFGGYGYTKEYPVERYMRDAKITQIYEGTNEIQRLVISKMLLAD, encoded by the coding sequence ATGAACTTTTTATTAACTGAAGAACAAGAAATGATAAGAAAAATGGTCCGAGATTTTGCGAAAAATGAAGTTGCTCCATCAGCAGCAGAACGCGATGAAGAAGAACGCTTTGACCGTGGTATTTTTGACATGATGGGGGAACTAGGCTTAACAGGTATTCCATGGCCAGAAGAATATGGTGGAATTGGTGGCGACTTTTTATCCTATGCAATTGCCGTTGAAGAACTTTCACGCGTCTGCGCATCGGTAGGGGTAACGTTGTCAGCTCATACGTCGTTAGCAGGCTGGCCTGTTTATAAATTTGGTACAGAAGAACAAAAACAAAAGTTTTTACGACCGATGGCAGAAGGAAAGAAATTAGGTGCGTACGGTCTAACAGAGCCTGGGGCAGGATCAGACGTTTCAGCAATGAAAACAACTGCTAAAAAAGATGGCGATGACTACATTTTAGATGGTTCAAAAATCTTTATTACAAACGGTGGCGACGCCGAGATTTACGTCGTTTTCGCAGTAACACAACCAGAATTAAAGCATAAAGGAGTAAGTGCCTTTATCGTTGAAAAAGGAACTCCTGGATTTTCTTTCGGTAAAAAAGAAAAGAAATTAGGAATTCGTTCGTCATCTACGTTAGAAATCATTTTTGATAACTGTCGTGTACCTAAAGAAAATCTCCTTGGAAAAGAAGGCGAAGGATTTAAAATTGCGATGATGACTTTAGATGGCGGCCGTAATGGAATTGCAGCACAAGCTGTTGGTATCGCACAAGGAGCACTTGATGCAGCCGTTAATTACGCAAAAGAAAGAAAACAGTTTGGTAAACCGATTGGTGCCCAACAAGGTTTGGCATTTAAGATTGCCGATATGGCTACAAAGATTGAAGCTTCTAGATTACTAACGTACCAAGCTGCTTGGCGTGAGAGTGTAGGACTTCCGTACGGCAAAGAGTCAGCAATGTCAAAGCTATTTGCTGGTGATACTGCGATGGAAGTGGCGATTGAAGCCGTTCAAGTATTCGGTGGCTATGGCTATACAAAAGAATACCCAGTTGAACGCTATATGAGAGATGCGAAAATCACTCAAATCTACGAGGGAACAAACGAAATTCAAAGACTCGTTATATCCAAAATGCTATTGGCAGATTAA